From a region of the Zingiber officinale cultivar Zhangliang chromosome 4B, Zo_v1.1, whole genome shotgun sequence genome:
- the LOC121974869 gene encoding cytokinin riboside 5'-monophosphate phosphoribohydrolase LOG1-like — MESEAESAVMAKRSPSTSRFRRVCVFCGSSPGKKDSYRLAAIQLGHELVQRNIDLVYGGGSVGLMGLVSQAVHDGGRHVLGVIPRTLMPREITGETVGEVRAVSGMHQRKAEMARQADAFIALPGGYGTLEELLEVITWAQLGIHDKPVGLLNVDGYYNSLLCFIDKAVDEGFIAPAARHIIISAQTAHELLSNLEDYVPMHDGVALKLSWEMEQLGHSTMLDIAR; from the exons ATGGAAAGTGAAGCAGAGAGTGCTGTCATGGCGAAGAGATCACCATCCACTTCCAGGTTCAGGAGGGTGTGTGTCTTCTGCGGAAGTAGCCCCGGCAAGAAAGATAGTTATCGTCTCGCTGCTATCCAACTCGGCCATGAACTG GTTCAAAGGAACATAGATTTGGTGTATGGAGGGGGGAGTGTCGGCCTCATGGGCCTTGTCTCTCAAGCAGTTCACGACGGCGGTCGCCATGTTTTAGG AGTCATTCCGAGAACTCTGATGCCGAGAGAG ATAACAGGGGAGACAGTGGGCGAAGTGAGAGCAGTCTCAGGGATGCACCAGAGGAAGGCGGAGATGGCCCGCCAAGCCGACGCCTTTATAGCATTGCCTG GTGGTTACGGCACGCTAGAAGAGCTCCTTGAGGTCATCACCTGGGCTCAGCTCGGGATCCATGACAAGCCA GTGGGTTTGCTCAACGTGGACGGCTACTACAACTCCTTGCTTTGCTTCATCGACAAGGCGGTGGACGAGGGGTTCATCGCACCGGCGGCGAGGCACATCATTATCTCAGCGCAGACTGCTCATGAACTCTTGTCCAACCTCGAG GATTACGTGCCGATGCATGATGGAGTTGCACTGAAACTAAGTTGGGAGATGGAGCAGTTAGGGCACTCGACCATGTTGGACATTGCTCGTTGA